In Sulfuracidifex metallicus DSM 6482 = JCM 9184, a single window of DNA contains:
- a CDS encoding alanyl-tRNA editing protein gives MDDIEIRTHTALHVVKGAVRKVLGAKWTASTWVSKGHGRITIQLFNKPGESDMKEIFRLANEKIVEGVPVKMEVLPREEAEKKYGDEIYDLFPIPAEVKELKIVIIEGWNINACNKPHTSTTAEIGEIEMCDWRFRRVKNLLEVSFNLKKI, from the coding sequence ATGGACGACATAGAGATAAGGACACACACTGCTCTTCACGTTGTTAAGGGAGCAGTTAGGAAAGTCTTGGGGGCTAAATGGACAGCCTCAACTTGGGTTTCAAAGGGACATGGAAGGATTACCATTCAGCTCTTCAACAAGCCCGGTGAGAGCGATATGAAGGAAATATTCAGGCTGGCCAATGAAAAAATAGTAGAAGGAGTACCGGTCAAGATGGAAGTATTACCTAGAGAGGAAGCAGAGAAGAAATATGGGGATGAAATTTACGATCTATTCCCTATTCCAGCTGAAGTTAAGGAGTTAAAGATAGTTATAATTGAAGGTTGGAATATTAATGCTTGCAATAAACCACATACTTCTACCACTGCGGAAATTGGGGAAATTGAAATGTGCGACTGGAGGTTCAGGAGAGTTAAAAACCTACTTGAAGTTTCGTTTAACCTAAAGAAAATTTGA
- the treH2 gene encoding alpha,alpha-trehalase TreH2, with translation MSEKDITGKRKKYYAFIANGFTTALESEGNIVWFPTPRIDSPSIFSHIIDDEKGGYFSIKPKGSYVHAQKYLDRSLILVNVFSTDKGNIKIVDFLPLSLTGIIRIFESDVEFDVEIKPVFNYGLINPGIDVVENGIVFKNPQSNEGVELLVQGNYEIEDGYKIHIRPGKGYLYLLHSKDLRYGLFSRKGFVYSQPYDALNKTLNYWRSQILRTRKVSFLEELYNVSLLIILGLTYLPSGGLVAAPTTSLPEIVGGDRNWDYRYVWVRDASYGAEALIKAGLFTKARGVLRFLSSVVDPSSKSFDHPLYTVDGTMPPAEEELTWLKGHKLSKPVRIGNAAYLQVQTDVEGAFMDSLYQYMKATGQKEYVEDIWWIIESIAEWVMKSWETKSTDIWEQRGVLEHFVHSKVMNWVALDRASKMAEELGHNFKEWRDEAQKIKEDVMNNGVTSGHFSRYYGSEDVDAALLTLPIYGFIDAKHNIFKNTFKKILDDLVVEKDLLLRYRSDFMGEVAHPFTLTSTWLARVYIRMGMMEDAKRVLLNLASCSTDLYLIAEHVDASLCDPRGNYPQLFPHAGVVSAITELEEINGYSS, from the coding sequence ATGTCGGAGAAAGATATTACAGGGAAAAGAAAGAAATACTATGCATTCATAGCTAATGGCTTTACCACAGCCCTTGAAAGCGAGGGAAATATCGTTTGGTTTCCCACTCCTAGAATTGACTCGCCATCAATTTTCTCTCACATAATAGACGACGAAAAGGGAGGATATTTCTCCATAAAGCCCAAGGGATCCTACGTTCATGCTCAGAAATACCTAGACAGAAGCCTCATATTAGTTAACGTTTTCTCAACCGATAAAGGGAACATTAAGATCGTTGATTTCTTGCCTCTGTCCCTGACTGGGATTATAAGGATTTTCGAGTCTGACGTTGAATTCGACGTGGAGATAAAGCCTGTATTCAACTATGGTTTAATTAATCCTGGTATTGACGTAGTGGAGAACGGTATAGTTTTCAAGAACCCTCAATCAAATGAAGGAGTAGAACTTCTAGTACAAGGTAATTACGAGATTGAAGATGGATACAAGATACACATAAGACCTGGGAAAGGTTACTTGTACCTTCTCCACTCTAAGGATTTAAGGTATGGTTTGTTCAGCCGTAAGGGGTTTGTGTATTCTCAGCCATATGACGCTCTAAATAAAACCCTGAACTATTGGAGGAGTCAGATCCTAAGAACTAGAAAGGTCAGCTTCTTGGAGGAGCTTTACAATGTTTCCCTTCTCATTATATTGGGATTAACGTACCTACCCTCAGGAGGCCTTGTGGCAGCACCTACAACTTCATTGCCAGAAATAGTAGGTGGAGATAGAAATTGGGATTACAGATACGTTTGGGTGAGGGATGCCTCTTATGGAGCTGAAGCCTTAATCAAAGCTGGGTTGTTTACCAAAGCCAGAGGAGTATTGCGTTTTCTGTCTTCTGTTGTAGATCCCTCATCGAAGAGCTTCGATCATCCATTATATACAGTCGATGGTACGATGCCTCCAGCTGAAGAGGAACTAACATGGCTGAAGGGACATAAACTCTCCAAGCCGGTAAGAATAGGTAACGCAGCATATCTTCAAGTTCAGACAGATGTTGAAGGGGCTTTCATGGACTCCCTTTACCAATACATGAAGGCAACGGGACAAAAGGAATATGTTGAGGACATCTGGTGGATAATTGAATCAATTGCTGAATGGGTAATGAAGAGCTGGGAGACTAAGAGCACCGATATCTGGGAACAAAGAGGAGTTCTTGAACATTTCGTACATAGTAAGGTAATGAACTGGGTGGCGTTAGATAGAGCATCTAAAATGGCTGAAGAATTGGGGCACAACTTCAAGGAATGGAGGGACGAAGCTCAGAAGATAAAGGAAGATGTGATGAATAACGGAGTGACGTCAGGCCACTTCTCTAGGTATTACGGCAGCGAGGATGTAGATGCTGCATTGTTGACGCTTCCAATATATGGCTTCATAGATGCTAAACACAACATTTTCAAGAACACCTTTAAAAAGATACTAGACGATTTAGTGGTGGAGAAGGATCTGCTTCTCAGGTATAGAAGCGACTTCATGGGAGAAGTTGCACATCCGTTCACTTTAACCTCAACTTGGCTTGCCAGAGTTTACATAAGAATGGGAATGATGGAAGACGCTAAGAGAGTTCTGCTTAATCTAGCTTCATGTTCAACCGATCTTTACCTCATCGCAGAACACGTAGATGCATCACTTTGTGACCCACGTGGCAATTATCCACAGCTATTCCCTCATGCTGGAGTAGTTAGCGCCATAACTGAACTTGAAGAGATAAACGGATACTCGAGTTAG
- a CDS encoding glycosyltransferase family 4 protein produces MNISVNTQTPPVRFTLTYKDLIEKYGYLESPVDLSFLSQEDYHVSVGGVSKMMMNLLERGNFGKKRWISLGPGYPPEVLMNGIEVSFVDMDPKTLSLYTNFKEGIYNESHNVSRYTLDGAQYIAYVEYNWNSAKKLLQYYNDTDVFFINDFQQLLVGGIIGPSAPAILWYHIPFVPENISPKLREFLLRSFEGFDTVIMSTKRDLEGLIRSGAKVRAKQIYPFIDPNSYLRPSRECKSRVMDKFGISENDKIILVVARMDPMKSQDLAIQAIAKVPNAKLVLAGNGSFTSRTLGNNKAGIWARKLKGLAKDLHVDDRVIFTGYVNDDELNALYEIADVVLLPSRLEGFGLVVIEGWVFEKPVVVSKGAGASELVIEGGNGYTFNPNNVDELAEKIKEALKNDKIGVLGKETAKKCFVENVIPDVKSVFQEALDEYRKEIQ; encoded by the coding sequence ATGAACATATCAGTAAACACACAAACACCACCAGTAAGGTTCACATTGACGTATAAGGATCTAATTGAAAAATATGGATATTTAGAATCCCCAGTGGATCTCTCCTTCTTAAGCCAGGAGGACTACCACGTGTCAGTAGGAGGAGTGTCTAAGATGATGATGAATTTACTTGAAAGAGGTAACTTCGGCAAGAAAAGATGGATCTCCCTTGGGCCTGGGTATCCTCCTGAAGTGTTAATGAATGGGATAGAAGTAAGCTTCGTTGATATGGACCCTAAGACTCTTTCCCTTTATACAAATTTTAAGGAAGGAATATACAACGAAAGCCACAACGTTTCAAGGTATACGTTAGACGGAGCTCAGTACATAGCTTACGTTGAGTATAACTGGAACTCAGCCAAGAAACTATTACAATACTACAACGACACTGACGTGTTCTTCATCAACGATTTTCAACAGCTATTAGTAGGAGGAATAATAGGACCGTCGGCTCCAGCAATCCTCTGGTATCATATACCATTCGTCCCAGAGAACATATCTCCAAAGCTGAGAGAATTCCTATTGAGATCCTTTGAAGGTTTCGACACTGTGATCATGAGCACTAAGAGGGACCTTGAGGGTTTAATTAGAAGCGGGGCTAAAGTTAGGGCTAAGCAGATCTATCCTTTCATTGATCCTAACTCATATCTAAGGCCAAGCAGAGAATGTAAAAGTAGGGTCATGGACAAGTTTGGAATTTCTGAGAACGATAAGATTATCCTAGTTGTTGCCAGAATGGACCCAATGAAAAGCCAAGACTTGGCAATACAAGCCATAGCTAAGGTGCCTAATGCAAAGTTGGTATTAGCAGGAAATGGCAGCTTCACAAGCAGGACCTTAGGAAACAACAAGGCTGGAATCTGGGCTAGAAAACTAAAAGGGCTAGCTAAAGACCTTCATGTGGATGATAGAGTAATCTTCACGGGCTACGTAAACGATGATGAGCTTAACGCACTTTATGAAATTGCAGATGTAGTTCTATTACCCTCTAGGCTTGAGGGTTTTGGTCTAGTTGTAATAGAGGGTTGGGTCTTCGAGAAACCAGTAGTCGTAAGTAAAGGTGCAGGTGCTAGTGAGCTTGTAATAGAGGGAGGAAACGGATATACGTTCAATCCAAATAACGTTGACGAGTTGGCAGAGAAAATTAAGGAGGCACTTAAAAATGATAAAATAGGTGTTCTAGGGAAAGAAACGGCTAAAAAGTGTTTCGTCGAGAACGTGATACCAGACGTTAAGTCAGTTTTTCAAGAAGCTTTAGATGAATACAGAAAGGAGATACAATAA
- a CDS encoding 4-hydroxyphenylacetate 3-hydroxylase family protein, producing MVLRTGEQYLESISHRSKAEIFVMGKEVDDVTRNPFLKPSVMAFKATYDAAWEEDSKDLGRAWSPFINEEVNRFTHIHRSPEDLAAKVKLLRKISHKVGACFQRCVGFDALNTLYITTSIMAEKGRKDYYQRFVEYLKHVQKEDIALAGAMTDAKGIRTLKPHEQPHPDVYVKVNEVTKDGIYVSGAKANITGVAASEEIIVLPTRAMTKEDKDYAVAFSVPLDTEGVKIVVGRQLNDARRFEEGDIDGLPYFYNHEGLVIFDNVFVPMERVFMLGDWEFSGVLVEIFSAYHRQGYGGCKAGLADVIIGSASNLAKQNGVEKASHIQDKLTEAVFLTETMYAAGIAASLNAVKVGDAWWVNPMHANVTKHLVTRFPSEITKITTDIAGGMLGTAPSEWDLKNPKLRGYIEKYMQGMMDYSAEDRLRMTRLLENTSLGVAFMIESVHGAGSPAAQRIMFNRLYDFKYAEEVAKRLAGMKSEANFTKKPEPWRETDTERVSES from the coding sequence ATGGTTCTAAGAACAGGAGAGCAATATTTAGAGTCAATTTCGCATCGAAGTAAGGCTGAAATATTTGTAATGGGAAAGGAGGTAGATGACGTAACAAGGAATCCATTTTTGAAGCCATCTGTAATGGCATTTAAGGCAACATATGATGCGGCATGGGAGGAAGACTCTAAGGATCTTGGAAGAGCCTGGAGCCCCTTCATAAACGAGGAGGTAAACAGGTTTACACATATACACAGATCACCGGAGGATTTAGCTGCAAAGGTAAAGTTACTTAGGAAAATAAGTCATAAGGTAGGAGCTTGTTTCCAGAGGTGCGTGGGATTCGACGCCCTCAACACCTTGTATATAACTACTTCTATAATGGCAGAGAAGGGTAGGAAGGACTATTATCAAAGGTTTGTGGAGTACTTGAAGCATGTTCAGAAGGAGGACATAGCTCTGGCTGGAGCTATGACCGATGCAAAGGGAATCAGAACCCTTAAACCCCACGAACAGCCTCACCCAGATGTTTACGTGAAGGTTAACGAGGTAACTAAGGACGGAATTTACGTTTCTGGAGCTAAAGCTAACATAACCGGCGTGGCTGCAAGTGAGGAAATAATAGTTCTTCCCACAAGAGCGATGACCAAAGAAGACAAAGACTATGCAGTAGCGTTTTCAGTCCCACTAGATACAGAGGGTGTCAAGATAGTTGTGGGAAGGCAATTAAACGACGCAAGACGTTTTGAGGAAGGAGACATAGACGGCTTGCCTTACTTCTATAACCACGAAGGTTTAGTCATATTCGATAATGTATTCGTTCCCATGGAAAGAGTTTTCATGTTAGGTGACTGGGAGTTCAGCGGAGTTCTAGTAGAAATATTCTCGGCTTATCATAGACAAGGTTACGGTGGATGTAAGGCTGGCTTAGCTGACGTTATAATAGGCTCAGCATCCAACCTCGCTAAGCAGAACGGTGTAGAAAAGGCATCTCATATCCAAGATAAATTAACTGAAGCCGTCTTCCTAACTGAGACAATGTATGCAGCAGGAATCGCAGCCAGCCTTAACGCAGTCAAGGTAGGCGATGCATGGTGGGTTAACCCAATGCACGCAAACGTGACAAAACACCTCGTTACGAGGTTCCCGTCCGAGATAACCAAGATAACCACTGACATTGCAGGAGGAATGCTGGGTACAGCACCAAGCGAATGGGACTTGAAGAATCCCAAGCTGAGGGGTTACATAGAGAAGTATATGCAAGGAATGATGGACTATTCAGCTGAAGATAGACTAAGGATGACGAGACTGCTGGAAAACACAAGCCTTGGAGTGGCATTCATGATTGAGTCAGTCCACGGAGCAGGAAGCCCTGCTGCACAAAGGATAATGTTCAACAGACTTTACGACTTCAAGTATGCTGAGGAAGTAGCTAAGAGGTTAGCGGGAATGAAGAGTGAGGCCAATTTCACCAAGAAGCCTGAACCGTGGAGGGAGACAGATACTGAAAGGGTTTCAGAGTCTTAA
- a CDS encoding SRPBCC family protein encodes MASFQVEEELKCDKDSVVKKLKDIQAMPQYWKGTREINVLSDDGKIAEAKIRFAFPASGKVRITRLENGIRIDYLEGPFKGYQETVVKDGKIVSKWDVKFNWMFRAMEKRNIEHFKEGTKHALLRLQGI; translated from the coding sequence ATGGCAAGTTTTCAAGTTGAGGAAGAACTTAAGTGCGATAAAGATTCGGTAGTGAAGAAATTAAAGGACATTCAGGCAATGCCACAATACTGGAAGGGAACTAGAGAGATTAACGTATTATCAGATGATGGAAAGATAGCTGAAGCGAAAATCAGGTTCGCATTTCCGGCTTCAGGAAAAGTTAGAATAACTAGGTTAGAGAACGGAATAAGAATTGATTATCTGGAAGGACCCTTTAAGGGATATCAGGAAACCGTAGTTAAAGATGGGAAGATCGTTTCGAAATGGGATGTTAAGTTCAATTGGATGTTTAGAGCAATGGAGAAGAGGAATATAGAACACTTTAAGGAAGGCACAAAACACGCCTTACTTAGACTTCAAGGAATCTAA
- a CDS encoding 5-formyltetrahydrofolate cyclo-ligase, producing MDKQQIREKIWKTLEDNNVASFPRPVFGRIPNFKGSSIAGERLSRLDLFKKARLVKVNPDSPQTKVRELVLSQGKRLLVPTPRLNGEFFLLDGKEVDPRKASSIKGITSLGERVPIESIDKVDLVVVGSVAVTIKGDRVGKGEGYSELEYAIMRELGKVDERTPIVTTVHEMQIVDSIPREPFDLSLDWVITQERVIKIDPEGRKPSGLILNLLPREKVEKTPFLKEYLKRYHPNYFYGKFSS from the coding sequence ATGGATAAGCAACAGATAAGGGAAAAGATATGGAAAACTTTAGAAGATAATAACGTAGCGTCTTTTCCACGTCCTGTTTTCGGAAGAATTCCCAACTTCAAGGGTTCTTCTATAGCTGGAGAAAGACTATCTAGGCTGGATTTGTTCAAGAAGGCAAGGCTAGTAAAAGTAAATCCTGATTCCCCACAAACTAAGGTAAGGGAATTGGTGCTCTCTCAAGGAAAGAGATTGCTAGTACCAACTCCTAGACTAAATGGCGAGTTCTTTCTCCTCGACGGGAAGGAGGTAGATCCACGAAAGGCGTCATCAATAAAGGGAATTACATCTTTAGGGGAGAGAGTTCCCATAGAAAGCATAGATAAGGTTGACTTAGTCGTGGTAGGTTCAGTTGCAGTTACGATTAAGGGAGATAGAGTTGGAAAAGGTGAAGGTTATAGCGAACTTGAGTATGCTATAATGAGAGAGCTTGGAAAGGTAGATGAAAGAACTCCGATAGTTACCACTGTTCATGAAATGCAAATAGTTGACAGCATCCCCCGAGAACCATTTGACCTCTCCTTGGATTGGGTGATTACTCAAGAAAGGGTTATTAAGATAGATCCAGAAGGTAGAAAGCCATCAGGCTTGATCCTCAATTTACTCCCTAGAGAAAAAGTTGAGAAAACCCCTTTCCTTAAGGAATATTTAAAGCGTTACCATCCTAACTACTTCTATGGCAAGTTTTCAAGTTGA
- a CDS encoding ABC transporter permease, with protein MKPYLLSAISLALLFSGILFSYVSIISHQYKDVNYGYGDCAVPPSDWQYRYWSVLSHGLPHPVLYVNGVRENVSSIAPVKLSSPSFYVYSVEGYVQPFAYLSIYGIFAVFLGTLLGLKTLLYMAQYRAIGPLAESRSPSGSLSSYALKRIVNALVVIVITVTVILVLEVLHGNSIFTSMFNILTFNGGISQQFQVSVDSLLLTSLGYTSLLLSIAMPFSVFVGSAIAMRSITNPSTIFREWKYIGSSLASWVLGLSLIYAFHYGLQILPSGGIGSPLFTYLILPVMSLVIPTIGITANRMYDVVFKFRSTEIPRHSMKGLSEEILLYRHVFGRIGVVLLNSISSIFSEFLLSDFFTEVTFAIPGIGFLSWNAVVHGDYHVLEGIFLLYTVIIAISNLISDLVYGLFDPRVRVRK; from the coding sequence ATGAAGCCTTACCTTTTATCGGCCATTAGCTTGGCTCTTCTCTTTTCAGGAATCCTTTTCTCTTACGTTTCCATAATTTCACATCAATACAAGGACGTGAACTATGGATACGGAGACTGTGCAGTTCCTCCTTCGGACTGGCAATATAGATACTGGTCGGTTCTTTCCCACGGCTTGCCACATCCAGTTCTTTACGTGAATGGAGTCAGAGAGAACGTTTCCAGTATAGCTCCAGTTAAGCTGAGTTCGCCATCCTTTTACGTTTATTCTGTAGAAGGATACGTGCAACCTTTTGCCTATTTGTCAATTTATGGCATATTCGCTGTCTTCCTTGGCACCCTTCTGGGTCTTAAAACGTTACTTTACATGGCACAATATCGTGCAATAGGACCTTTAGCTGAATCTAGAAGTCCGTCGGGATCCCTTAGCTCTTACGCTTTGAAGAGGATAGTAAACGCCCTCGTGGTTATAGTCATTACGGTAACAGTAATTTTAGTGTTAGAAGTCCTTCACGGAAATTCTATTTTTACCTCAATGTTTAACATCTTAACGTTCAATGGGGGGATAAGTCAGCAGTTTCAGGTTAGCGTAGACTCCCTTTTACTTACATCCTTAGGTTACACTTCCCTTCTATTGAGTATAGCAATGCCTTTCTCAGTTTTCGTAGGCAGCGCAATAGCCATGAGAAGCATCACTAATCCTTCCACTATTTTCAGGGAATGGAAGTACATAGGTAGTTCGCTGGCTTCTTGGGTATTGGGTTTATCTTTAATATACGCCTTCCATTACGGCCTTCAGATACTTCCCAGTGGTGGTATAGGCTCACCACTCTTTACTTACCTTATTCTTCCAGTCATGTCCCTCGTTATTCCAACAATAGGAATAACTGCAAACAGAATGTATGACGTAGTCTTCAAATTCAGGTCTACAGAGATCCCCAGACATTCCATGAAAGGGTTATCGGAAGAAATTCTGCTTTATCGTCACGTGTTTGGAAGAATAGGCGTAGTTTTGCTTAACTCCATTTCGTCTATATTCTCAGAGTTCCTTCTCTCAGATTTCTTCACCGAAGTAACTTTTGCCATCCCTGGGATTGGTTTCTTAAGTTGGAACGCCGTAGTTCACGGCGACTATCACGTTTTGGAGGGTATCTTTCTGCTATACACTGTCATAATAGCCATATCCAATCTGATCTCGGACCTTGTATACGGTCTTTTCGACCCAAGAGTTAGGGTGAGAAAATGA
- a CDS encoding peptide ABC transporter permease, producing MNKTLLMGLLITSISLAVSSLFSIVNLPGGKPLSPPTLQYPLGTYINGSNMINQNALALLNTILVALSVGALEVFIGLPYGIVVGALRGKPKHALVRIPDALTIIPRGPLVLSLALFFGVPKGFVLATPIIFSILIISFTGWGSLARQIGEIVTPSQYSFPQFSETFIEKFRVSLYKIRKTTTISFLNGMVDGASVYTLMGVLGVGDPRFPTLTTILVTGRLDGILYAWWIFLIPSIFRAIFLIGLYLMVSGAQRND from the coding sequence ATGAACAAAACACTCCTCATGGGTTTACTTATCACTTCAATATCGTTAGCAGTGTCGTCTTTATTTTCAATAGTGAATCTACCTGGTGGTAAACCCCTATCGCCGCCTACCCTTCAATACCCTTTAGGCACGTACATTAACGGATCTAATATGATAAATCAGAACGCGTTAGCACTACTTAACACAATCCTAGTTGCGCTCTCTGTCGGAGCTTTGGAAGTATTTATAGGTCTACCTTATGGAATTGTAGTTGGTGCACTTAGGGGAAAGCCCAAACATGCTCTAGTCAGAATTCCCGACGCATTGACTATAATTCCCCGCGGCCCACTCGTGTTATCTCTAGCACTATTCTTTGGTGTTCCTAAGGGCTTCGTATTGGCAACCCCTATAATTTTCTCAATTCTCATCATATCTTTCACAGGCTGGGGTTCTCTAGCTAGACAAATAGGAGAGATAGTTACTCCTTCCCAATATTCCTTTCCTCAGTTTTCGGAGACTTTCATAGAGAAGTTCAGGGTTTCGCTGTACAAGATAAGAAAGACCACGACCATAAGTTTCCTCAACGGAATGGTAGACGGAGCTAGCGTCTATACTTTGATGGGCGTTTTAGGAGTTGGAGACCCCAGATTCCCAACGTTGACTACTATCTTGGTTACAGGAAGATTAGACGGTATCCTCTACGCTTGGTGGATATTTTTAATACCTTCAATTTTCAGAGCCATATTCCTGATTGGACTCTACTTAATGGTAAGCGGTGCACAGAGGAATGATTGA
- a CDS encoding ABC transporter ATP-binding protein produces MIEFDCLRVTGKIDCFTLRQMDGNVGILGEQNSNKEYIVKASMKQVKSWGRLYLNGVDVLALKDEEFKSYLWVKISQIPSDPYVLFSELYDIRSHFVEIVRSHSDQSHYAEDLALEYIKLLGLETSVLDKYSFQLNPVEAKKASIALASFLNPELIFVEDIGCGLNDTQVNVILNSLLDLESVVDSSFVILDNDPAVISRMADYVVVMLKGEVIEEGSEVLSYPLHPYTQAYLGGYLRPSPLGKGCKFSSSCPFSSAKCLQNPPYVDLGGKKVKCNLYPLVNKK; encoded by the coding sequence ATGATTGAATTCGACTGTCTCAGGGTAACTGGAAAGATAGATTGCTTCACATTGAGACAAATGGATGGAAACGTTGGAATTCTAGGAGAACAGAACAGCAACAAGGAATACATAGTTAAGGCTTCTATGAAACAAGTAAAATCGTGGGGTCGCCTTTATCTAAATGGAGTTGATGTTCTGGCTTTGAAAGACGAGGAATTCAAATCTTACCTCTGGGTTAAGATTAGTCAGATACCGTCAGATCCTTATGTTCTGTTCAGCGAGCTGTATGACATTAGATCTCACTTTGTGGAAATAGTCAGATCGCACTCAGACCAGTCACATTACGCTGAAGATCTAGCCCTAGAGTACATTAAACTGTTAGGTTTAGAGACTTCCGTTCTGGATAAGTATTCTTTTCAACTGAACCCTGTAGAGGCTAAGAAGGCCTCTATAGCTCTAGCCTCTTTCTTGAACCCCGAGCTGATATTCGTAGAGGATATAGGCTGTGGGCTCAATGACACTCAAGTCAACGTAATCTTGAACTCGTTGCTTGATCTAGAGTCTGTGGTTGACTCATCTTTCGTGATTCTGGATAACGACCCAGCAGTAATCTCCAGGATGGCGGATTATGTAGTTGTTATGTTAAAGGGAGAAGTGATCGAGGAGGGAAGCGAAGTGTTATCCTATCCTTTGCACCCTTACACCCAAGCCTACTTAGGAGGCTATCTAAGACCTTCTCCTTTAGGAAAAGGCTGTAAGTTCAGTTCTTCCTGTCCATTTTCTTCAGCAAAATGTCTTCAGAACCCCCCTTATGTAGATTTGGGGGGCAAGAAGGTTAAATGTAATTTATATCCATTGGTGAATAAAAAATGA
- a CDS encoding HAD-IA family hydrolase has translation MLRSVFVDLGETLVGFRPRTFELISSVLKDYGYSLDPLQVYRIMMRVMGKYNYPDEQGSNPFDVEEFMYELGIVSKDIMKEVQERVKYGDSHFVYDDAIPFLEAVRSMGLTTVLVSNATPRAREIVKEYGLDKYLDSLIFSCDVGLIKPNPRIFSLAMKIGGFPAVHVGDIYEMDVIGAKRAFVTPLLLDRFGLYPDVKEVKKVSNLNDALKEIQKMVEIEEIQKIKTMQPV, from the coding sequence ATGTTAAGGTCAGTTTTCGTAGATTTAGGGGAAACTTTAGTTGGATTCAGACCAAGAACTTTCGAGCTCATATCTTCAGTCTTAAAGGATTACGGCTATAGTTTGGACCCATTGCAGGTATACAGAATAATGATGAGGGTAATGGGAAAATACAACTACCCTGATGAACAAGGAAGTAACCCTTTTGACGTGGAGGAGTTCATGTATGAGCTTGGCATAGTCTCTAAGGATATAATGAAGGAAGTACAAGAAAGGGTTAAGTACGGAGATTCTCACTTCGTTTACGATGATGCAATCCCGTTTCTGGAGGCCGTTAGATCTATGGGATTAACAACGGTACTAGTATCTAACGCTACGCCCAGAGCCAGAGAGATCGTAAAGGAATACGGTTTAGATAAATATCTTGACAGTCTAATATTTTCTTGTGACGTAGGACTAATAAAGCCTAATCCTAGAATTTTTTCATTAGCAATGAAAATAGGGGGTTTTCCTGCGGTTCACGTAGGGGACATATACGAGATGGACGTAATAGGAGCTAAAAGAGCCTTCGTGACTCCTCTACTTTTGGACAGGTTTGGATTATATCCAGACGTAAAAGAAGTCAAAAAAGTCAGCAACTTAAACGATGCCCTCAAGGAAATTCAGAAAATGGTCGAAATAGAGGAAATCCAAAAGATTAAGACAATGCAGCCAGTGTAA
- a CDS encoding ATP-binding protein: MSRQDIARKCIAVLGIRGSGKSNSSKVLIEEAIKEGLPVTVIDPDAEYVELVNSLGGDVLTSKDDPLLTSSIHHKQGKSSVIDMSDWDVESFAFLFKYLTNLWELSKEERKDRIIVVEEAHEFIPQGKVSGISDVITRLALRGRKRGIGIVLISQRSAKVNKDVLTQSEIYLLHKVVHPVDLKVYREILPMKPKEVDVLVPSLGVGEAILYMEGKTQKVKFRQSPHQGYVVPASSSQVREETTI, translated from the coding sequence TTGAGTAGACAAGATATAGCAAGGAAGTGTATTGCAGTTCTGGGGATAAGGGGTTCCGGTAAGTCCAACTCGTCTAAAGTACTGATAGAGGAAGCCATTAAGGAAGGACTACCGGTTACCGTTATAGATCCCGACGCTGAATACGTGGAGTTAGTTAACTCCTTGGGAGGAGACGTACTCACAAGCAAAGATGATCCATTGTTGACTTCTTCTATTCATCATAAGCAGGGTAAAAGCTCCGTTATAGACATGAGCGATTGGGACGTGGAATCATTCGCTTTCCTTTTCAAGTACTTGACTAACCTTTGGGAACTATCTAAGGAAGAGAGGAAAGACAGAATAATAGTAGTAGAAGAAGCACATGAGTTCATACCTCAAGGAAAAGTTTCTGGGATATCCGACGTTATAACTAGACTTGCCCTCAGAGGAAGGAAGAGGGGAATAGGAATAGTCCTAATTAGTCAGAGATCAGCCAAGGTAAACAAGGACGTACTGACGCAGAGCGAGATATACCTCCTGCACAAGGTAGTTCATCCTGTAGACTTGAAAGTCTATAGGGAAATATTGCCTATGAAACCGAAGGAAGTTGACGTATTGGTGCCTTCCTTAGGTGTAGGAGAGGCCATCCTTTATATGGAAGGAAAGACACAGAAGGTAAAGTTCAGACAGAGCCCTCATCAAGGTTACGTTGTGCCCGCTTCTTCATCCCAAGTAAGAGAAGAAACCACCATTTAA